One stretch of Caloenas nicobarica isolate bCalNic1 chromosome 4, bCalNic1.hap1, whole genome shotgun sequence DNA includes these proteins:
- the PYURF gene encoding protein preY, mitochondrial, with translation MLRGGTAVLRRAASGGGHGQGQGPAQPLEPSLLRFLVCPLSKRPLRYEEATNELINEELGIAYPIIDGIPNMIPEAARTTQKKPPAEGSKEPEQ, from the exons ATGCTGCGCGGCGGGACGGCGGTGCTGCGGCGGGCGGCGAGCGGCGGCGGGCACGGCCAGGGCCAGGGCCCAGCGCAGCCGCTGGAGCCGTCGCTGCTGCGGTTCCTGGTGTGCCCGCTCTCCAAGCGGCCGCTGAG GTACGAAGAAGCTACCAACGAGCTCATTAACGAGGAGCTGGGCATCGCGTACCCCATCATCGACGGCATCCCCAACATGATCCCCGAGGCTGCCAGGACGACTCAGAAGAAGCCGCCAGCCGAGGGCTCGAAGGAGCCAGAGCAGTGA
- the PIGY gene encoding phosphatidylinositol N-acetylglucosaminyltransferase subunit Y — MAGGGLLPSLPTLTVLVPLLSLAGLFYSASIDETFPQGCTSTNSLCFYSLLLPVTIPVYVFFHLWTWMGIKLFRHN; from the coding sequence ATGGCTGGAGGAGgcctgctcccctccctgcccaccctgacTGTGCTCGTCCCCCTCCTGTCCCTAGCAGGCTTGTTTTACTCAGCCAGCATCGATGAAACCTTCCCGCAGGGCTGCACCAGCACCAACAGCTTGTGTTTCTACAGTCTCCTGCTCCCTGTTACAATACCGGTTTATGTGTTCTTCCACCTGTGGACCTGGATGGGGATTAAGCTTTTTAGG